A section of the Primulina eburnea isolate SZY01 chromosome 1, ASM2296580v1, whole genome shotgun sequence genome encodes:
- the LOC140818588 gene encoding uncharacterized protein gives MPDFKLLEINIISAQDLPPVSKTLRTFAAVYIDPGHKLTTRIDQRGSTNPTWNYKVVFQVDDEFLKSKSSAINIEIYNVTWLRDLPIGTTHLLINNLSPTIRKNSSERRVKLQICTASGHLQGTLNLALQLVDNTIPASSEISISRTTNDPDKENWEGDEDQNEKEKDCVIEVPTAPEMLKDEDLIPNEESRMITRPGSEHETENYTTYTYSNSLFSAMRPLPSEVAGDMKKWLYSNQGDDFSSSIFENWTEPGGIKSEKHAGKSGNPKRVNANDEIQLKKAGNDIISGYRQKVSSKKRLFSCIGNAYGFEFSFICGSNKWKNKRNERKKKQSFQLIGLPEENLRKFYV, from the coding sequence ATGCCTGATTTCAAGCTCCTGGAAATCAACATAATCTCTGCACAAGATCTCCCACCCGTGTCGAAAACCCTACGAACATTTGCGGCCGTGTACATCGACCCCGGCCACAAATTAACCACAAGGATCGACCAACGGGGCAGCACCAACCCCACCTGGAATTACAAGGTCGTTTTCCAGGTCGATGACGAGTTTCTAAAATCCAAATCCTCGGCTATCAACATTGAAATCTACAATGTCACCTGGTTACGTGACCTCCCAATTGGCACCACTCATCTTCTCATCAACAATTTGTCACCAACCATTCGAAAAAACTCGTCCGAAAGACGGGTAAAACTTCAGATTTGTACCGCATCGGGGCATCTGCAAGGAACCCTGAATCTTGCTCTCCAGCTTGTCGACAACACAATTCCAGCGTCGAGTGAAATAAGCATATCCAGGACAACAAATGACCCTGATAAGGAAAATTGGGAAGGCGATGAGGATCAAAACGAAAAGGAGAAAGATTGCGTGATTGAGGTCCCAACAGCCCCCGAAATGTTGAAAGATGAGGACCTAATTCCGAATGAAGAAAGTAGAATGATAACCAGGCCCGGATCTGAGCACGAAACCGAGAACTACACGACTTATACGTATAGTAACTCGCTTTTCTCCGCAATGCGGCCATTGCCGTCCGAGGTAGCGGGGGACATGAAAAAATGGTTGTATTCTAACCAAGGGGACGACTTTAGCAGCTCGATATTTGAGAATTGGACAGAACCAGGTGGGATTAAGAGTGAAAAACATGCAGGGAAATCCGGAAACCCGAAACGGGTTAATGCCAACGATGAAATTCAATTGAAGAAAGCTGGCAATGATATTATTTCAGGGTATCGTCAGAAAGTTTCTTCTAAGAAAAGGTTGTTTTCGTGCATTGGAAATGCGTATGGATTCGAGTTTAGCTTCATTTGCGGGTCCAATAAATGGAAGAACAAGAGGAATGAGAGGAAGAAGAAACAAAGCTTTCAGTTGATTGGGCTTCCAGAAGAAAATCTTCGCAagttttatgtctga
- the LOC140823514 gene encoding hypothetical protein At1g04090-like produces the protein MFGLWDFCVSSCSDSVFEEFLEDPNPFSLPSPLPQWPEGKDFASGKICLGELEVVKITNFDKIWSCTPLRGKAKGVTFYKPSNIPDGYSCLGHYCQPSNKQLRGYVLVAKAVDKQNGPIRDSASELPSLKKPLNYSLIWSHDELGYIWLPNPPEDYKSMGFVVTTEPNEPEIEEVRCVRADLTEPCEVGEDIFDMKARNSKDQIYIWNTRACGRGMLGKGVPVGTFFCGKDENSEDELDIACLKNLDSSLLAMPNLEQVHALIKEYGPTLYFHPDEVYFPSSVSWFFENGALLFEEGTDKGLEIDSAGSNLPAGGENDKEFWLDLPVDDDDNDSKDYVKYGKIETSELYIHVKPASGGSFTDLAMWVFCPFNGPVTIKGGILNYECNRLGQHVGDWEHYTLRISNFTGELWSIYFSEHSGGEWLDASELEFIEGNKAIVYSSKHGHASFPHEGCYIQGSTKLGVGVRNDCAKSKFLVDSSTKYQIVAAEHLGDQFVAEPHWLQYMREWGPTVVYNSLPELEKIIKHLPFFIRLSVENLIELFPTELYGEEGPTGPKEKDNWLGDERC, from the exons ATGTTCGGTTTGTGGGATTTTTGCGTATCATCATGCTCTGACAGTGTATTTGAAGAGTTCTTGGAGGACCCCAACCCCTTTTCTTTGCCTTCTCCCCTTCCACAGTGGCCTGAAg GTAAGGATTTTGCATCAGGGAAAATATGCCTGGGGGAATTAGAAGTCGTTAAAATCACGAATTTCGATAAAATATGGAGTTGCACCCCATTGCGAGGAAAGGCCAAAGGTGTTACCTTCTATAAGCCTTCTAATATTCCAGATGGATATTCATGCCTTGGTCATTATTGTCAGCCAAGTAACAAGCAACTGAGAGGTTATGTCCTTGTAGCCAAAGCTGTTGATAAACAAAATGGTCCAATTCGGGATTCAGCTTCTGAACTTCCGTCCCTCAAAAAGCCTCTTAACTATAGCTTGATATGGAGTCATGATGAACTTGGTTATATTTGGCTACCAAATCCACCAGAAGATTATAAATCCATGGGTTTTGTAGTTACTACTGAGCCTAATGAACCTGAAATCGAAGAGGTTAGATGTGTTCGAGCTGATCTTACTGAACCTTGTGAAGTTGGTGAGGATATATTTGATATGAAAGCTCGTAACTCGAAAGATCAAATTTACATTTGGAACACGAGGGCCTGCGGAAGGGGAATGCTTGGTAAAGGTGTCCCTGTTGGGACATTCTTCTGTGGTAAAGATGAGAATTCTGAGGATGAGTTAGATATTGCTTGTTTGAAAAACCTTGATTCTTCGCTTCTTGCGATGCCGAATCTTGAGCAAGTTCATGCCCTCATCAAGGAGTATGGGCCGACTCTGTATTTCCACCCAGATGAAGTTTATTTTCCGTCTTCAGTTTCTTGGTTTTTCGAAAACGGGGCTCTTTTGTTCGAAGAAGGAACTGATAAAGGTCTGGAAATTGATTCCGCAGGATCAAATTTACCGGCTGGTGGAGAAAATGATAAAGAGTTCTGGCTCGATTTACCAGTTGATGATGATGACAATGATAGCAAAGACTATGTCAAGTATGGTAAAATCGAAACATCCGAGCTCTATATCCATGTAAAACCAGCTTCTGGAGGCTCGTTCACCGACCTTGCTATGTGGGTTTTTTGTCCTTTCAACGGCCCGGTTACGATTAAAGGTGGAATATTGAATTATGAATGCAATAGACTAGGACAGCATGTTGGTGATTGGGAACATTATACGCTTCGCATAAGTAACTTCACTGGAGAGCTTTGGAGCATATATTTCTCGGAGCATAGTGGTGGTGAATGGCTCGATGCCTCAGAATTGGAGTTCATCGAGGGAAATAAGGCCATAGTTTACTCCTCAAAACACGGCCATGCAAGTTTCCCACACGAGGGATGCTACATCCAGGGCTCAACAAAACTTGGTGTTGGTGTGAGGAATGATTGTGCTAAAAGCAAGTTTTTGGTCGACTCAAGTACCAAATACCAGATTGTCGCTGCGGAGCATCTCGGAGATCAATTTGTAGCCGAGCCACATTGGTTGCAGTACATGAGAGAATGGGGTCCCACCGTCGTTTACAATTCACTGCCTGAATTGGAAAAGATCATCAAACACCTTCCTTTCTTCATTAGACTATCGGTTGAAAATCTCATTGAGCTATTCCCCACTGAACTTTACGGTGAAGAAGGGCCAACAGGACCAAAGGAGAAGGATAATTGGCTAGGGGATGAACGGTGTTAG
- the LOC140820133 gene encoding uncharacterized protein, whose protein sequence is MAERPYRSNRNPRYANRNNDCNNNNNEDTPPAARVGLSREDLMAIATIVATTIQGMSHVNTNTNQPPPPPPPNGIKHHYESLRRNRVPTFDGNPDPEVGQGWLKNIETQLQLLEVPNELKVTVVTPFLEEKAAKWWETISANMTEVGPITWQRFREAFLKQYYPPELRLKLLSEFENFTQTPDMSVVEYTSKFNSLGTYAPAIMADDILKMHRFKRGLNSRIQSALAVYQPTGFDDLMGAAIRAETDIKRREDENKNKRPLTGQSFQGKQPVKRSNQSSGPFKGTPSNSTTTFSSIKPCPLCNYRHIGECRRNTGACFNCGKMGHRIANCPEPLKKMTWSNTNDTPNKPKENKTNARMFAITQEEADDANDVVAGTIIINKISAYVLFDCGATHSFISKRFTKKLGLIPEILVEPFRIATPTSKTIETHKIHRNCIVYINEHTFNAELIQVNMVEFDVILGMDWLSKSHAIVDCRHKIIKLRTPSQKEITYHGKAKKRKSLLSASQTWKAMKSGEIVYLAMVNEVKEGVELKIEDIPVVQEFSDVFPEELPGMVPDREIEFEINLVPGATPISKAPYRMAPAELNELKEQLQELLDKKQIRPSVSPWGAPAISFQKKEYLWTLKKWKQSLAGRYLRQ, encoded by the exons ATGGCAGAGAGACCCTATCGTAGCAACCGCAACCCGCGATATGCCAATCGCAACAATGATTGCAACAACAATAACAACGAAGATACACCACCAGCAGCAAGAGTTGGCCTTAGCAGAGAAGATTTAATGGCCATAGCAACCATTGTGGCAACAACCATCCAAGGAATGAGCCATGTAAATACCAACACTAAtcagccaccaccacctccaccaccgaaTGGAATCAAACACCATTATGAATCTCTTCGGAGGAATCGAGTCCCAACGTTTGACGGCAACCCTGACCCAGAAGTTGGTCAAGGCTGGCTCAAGAATATTGAGACACAACTCCAATTGCTTGAAGTGCCAAATGAACTAAAAGTGACTGTGGTGACACCATTCCTAGAAGAAAAGGCGGCCAAATGGTGGGAGACAATCTCAGCAAATATGACAGAAGTCGGACCAATCACATGGCAAAGATTTCGAGAAGCATTCTTGAAACAATACTATCCACCAGAGTTGAGATTAAAATTGTTGagtgaatttgagaattttactcAAACCCCGGATATGTCTGTTGTGGAGTACACTTCTAAATTCAACTCCCTTGGAACCTATGCTCCTGCCATCATGGCAGATGATATCCTGAAGATGCATCGTTTCAAACGTGGTCTGAACAGCCGTATCCAATCAGCTCTGGCAGTTTACCAACCCACAGGTTTTGATGATTTAATGGGAGCAGCCATTAGAGCTGAGACTGATATCAAGCGCCGAgaagatgaaaataaaaataaacgacCTCTCACTGGACAATCTTTTCAAGGTAAACAACCAGTTAAAAGGTCAAACCAATCAAGTGGACCATTCAAGGGAACTCCTTCCAATTCAACTACGACATTCTCAAGCATAAAACCGTGTCCATTATGCAACTACCGACACATTGGAGAATGTCGAAGGAACACTGGTGCTTGCTTCAATTGTGGGAAGATGGGACATCGAATTGCTAATTGTCctgaaccattaaagaaaatgacatGGTCAAACACTAATGATACCCCCAACAAGCCAAAGGAGAATAAGACCAATGCTCGTATGTTTGCCATAACTCAAGAAGAGGCAGATGATGCAaacgatgtcgtggcaggtaccattataatcaataaaatttcaGCTTATGTGTTGTTTGACTGTGGTGCCACTCATTCATTTATTTCTAAGAGATTCACTAAGAAGTTAGGGCTTATACCAGAGATACTTGTTGAACCTTTTAGAATTGCTACTCCCACCAGTAAAACAATTGAAACACATAAGATACATCGGAACTGCATAGTATATATCAATGAACACACATTCAACGCTGAATTGATTCAAGTTAACATGGTGGAGTTCGACGTTATtctgggaatggattggttatccAAGAGTCATGCAATAGTAGATTGTCGGCATAAGATTATCAAACTCCGAACTCCAAGCCAAAAAGAAATCACATACCATGGCAAGGCTAAGAAACGTAAATCCCTCCTTTCTGCATCTCAAACCTGGAAAGCCATGAAGTCTGGAGAAATAGTTTATCTAGCAATGGTAAACGAAGTAAAAGAAGGAGTCGAGCTCAAGATAGAAGATATTCCAGTGGTACAAGAATTTTCGGATGTCTTTCCAGAAGAGCTACCTGGAATGGTTCCGGACCGTGAGATAGAATTCGAGATTAACTTGGTACCAGGTGCCACACCAATATCAAAGGCACCCTAtcgaatggctccagcagaaCTCAATGAACTAAAAGAacaacttcaagagttgttaGACAAGAAACAAATCAGACCAAGTGTctctccttggggagctcca GccatatcatttcaaaagaaggaGTATCTGTGGACCCTAAAAAAGTGGAAGCAATCACTGGCTGGCCGATACCTAAGACAGTAA